Proteins from a genomic interval of Candidatus Poribacteria bacterium:
- a CDS encoding sulfatase, with protein sequence MNIIHIISDTFRRDNLAIYGGKGYTPSLNAFAEKCVVFDKAYVCSYPTVPIRGDLVTGQVSICRRGWEPLKRDVPVIATDLTKAGVVSMMIADTPHHINNGFFYNRGFTGWKWIRGQEGDCLETHPYDYESQDSLRYREYTRTHPNRLPAGLGNHIRNTDFRQTEADTFVAQTVQTACDWLERNYQHENFYLMVDTFDPHEPWDAPEWYLKRFDASDYDGPEPIYPPYGPNPMNERETERLNALYRAEASLVDNWIGQLLRKIEYMGLTENTMIIFMADHGFLLGEHGLLAKNLSMYEEIVHIPLLVYHPEATPRHTDALASIADIPATVIDVFGAERGAQVEGNSLLPAIMGDTDTGREYAVTHGAWVGGWSPDGGSPHGNITDGTWSLLLENRGAPKSLFHLPSDPAQLNNRFESDTSEARRLYQAFVDFLAQHGAPEAMVTQFQDRWPI encoded by the coding sequence ATGAACATAATCCACATTATTTCAGATACGTTTCGACGCGATAACCTTGCTATTTATGGGGGAAAAGGATACACCCCCTCGCTAAACGCTTTCGCTGAGAAGTGTGTCGTTTTTGACAAAGCATACGTGTGTAGTTACCCGACTGTGCCAATCCGTGGGGATTTGGTGACGGGGCAGGTCAGTATCTGTCGGCGCGGATGGGAACCGCTTAAACGAGATGTACCGGTTATCGCAACTGATTTAACGAAGGCTGGCGTTGTCAGCATGATGATCGCGGATACGCCACACCATATCAACAACGGTTTCTTTTACAATCGCGGGTTCACCGGATGGAAGTGGATTCGCGGACAGGAAGGCGACTGCTTGGAGACGCATCCGTACGATTATGAATCGCAGGATTCATTGCGGTATCGCGAATATACACGGACACACCCAAATAGATTACCCGCTGGTCTCGGAAACCATATTAGAAATACTGACTTTCGACAGACGGAGGCGGATACTTTCGTCGCCCAGACTGTGCAAACGGCTTGCGATTGGTTAGAGCGGAACTATCAACACGAAAACTTCTATTTGATGGTAGACACCTTCGATCCACACGAACCGTGGGATGCTCCTGAATGGTACCTAAAGCGTTTCGATGCGAGCGATTATGATGGTCCAGAACCGATTTATCCACCTTACGGTCCCAATCCGATGAATGAACGTGAGACGGAACGCCTCAACGCGCTTTACCGGGCAGAAGCGTCGCTGGTTGACAATTGGATCGGGCAGCTGCTGCGGAAAATTGAGTACATGGGGTTGACCGAAAATACGATGATTATTTTCATGGCAGATCACGGCTTCCTATTGGGTGAACATGGGCTGCTTGCTAAGAATCTTAGCATGTATGAAGAGATTGTCCACATTCCGCTGCTGGTTTATCATCCTGAAGCAACACCACGCCATACAGACGCGCTTGCGAGTATTGCTGATATTCCTGCGACTGTCATTGATGTGTTCGGGGCAGAACGCGGGGCACAGGTGGAAGGCAACAGTCTCCTACCTGCTATCATGGGAGATACCGACACCGGACGTGAATATGCGGTCACGCACGGTGCTTGGGTCGGTGGCTGGAGTCCGGATGGTGGCAGCCCGCATGGGAATATCACCGACGGTACATGGTCTCTCCTTTTGGAGAACCGCGGTGCGCCGAAGTCTTTATTCCATTTACCTTCTGATCCTGCACAACTGAATAACCGATTTGAATCCGACACATCAGAGGCACGCCGACTCTACCAAGCGTTTGTGGATTTCTTGGCACAGCACGGTGCCCCTGAAGCAATGGTCACCCAATTCCAAGATCGGTGGCCGATTTAA